DNA sequence from the Burkholderia pyrrocinia genome:
TGACGCCCGCCGTACCGCCGCGCGCGGGCCTGAACGGCGGGCGCAGCCGGAAGTGCGGCCGCGCCTGCGGGCGGCTGTCGAGGCCGAGCACGGCCGTGACGGCGTCGCCGAGATCGTCGGGCAGCGTGATCGGGCCCGAGCGGCCGCGATACTGGCCGATCGAACGATGCTCGAAACGCTCGAGCTTCACGCCGAACGCCGCTTCGAACTGCTGGATCATGCCGGACAGCACGACGACGCTTTCGACGGGATCGACTCGATCGACCGTCAACTGGTGACGGCGCGCGAAGTCCTCGGTCTTGCGGATGTCGTCGGGATTGGCGGAGAAACGCTGCGCGAACGCGTCGCGCGACAGCGGTTTCGCCTGTGCGTCGCCGGTGGCGAGCTGCTGGACCAACGTATCGAGTTGCCCTTCTTCCTGCCGCCGCAACATGATCGTGACGTGGATGCGTTCTGCCGGATCGCACGGGCCGAGGCACTTGGACTCGGCGACGATTCGGGGTTCACGGTCGGCGTGAAGATGCCTTGCCATGTTCAGACCCTCCTTGGTACCGCGTTGCACGGAACAGCCAGGAAATCGGACATAGCCGGCGGAAGTCGGTTCCGTTCGGTCAGTCGGTTCGCAGCAGCGCGAAATTAAAAGGAGTTTAGAACAGTCAGATGATTTGCGCGCATGCCCTTCTGCGGCGGGGATGCGCATGAAGGCCGGCATTGCGCGCGGCCTGCGCCGATCGGCGCAGCGGCACCGCGCGGCCCGTCGACCTGCGCGGCGGCAAGGCAGCGGCGCTCAGTCCATCGACAGGCGCAGCGCGAAACCGATCAGCGCCGCGGAAAACGTCCAGCGCTGCACCGTCTGCGCGAGCGGATGCGCGCGCATCCACGCCGCGATGCGCGACGCGCCGAACACGCAAGCGAGGTCGAAGCACACGCCCGCCGCGACCAGCAGCGCGCCGAGTTCGAGCATCTGCCAGACGACCGGCCCGGCCTCCGGCCGCACGAACTGCGGCAGCAGCACCGAGCAGAACAGCAGCGCCTTCGGGTTCAGCAGGTTCGTCAGCAGTCCCTTCACGAACGACTGCCGCAGCTCGCCCGCCGCCGCGTCGCCTTCGCCGAGCGCGAACACCGGCGAACGGAACACCTGGATCGCGACATATGCGAGATAAAGCGCGCCGCCGTAGCGAATCACCTCGTACAGCCACGGCGCGCTGCGGATCAGCGCCGCGACGCCGCATGCGGACAGCGTCACGTGCGCGCTGCGCGCGAGCGACAGGCCGGCCGCCGCCGCCATCCCCGGCCGCACGCCGCGGCCGATGCTGGTCTGCAGCACGAGCGCCATGTCGGGCCCCGGCACCGCATAAATGGCCGCCAGCGCGGCGAGATAGATCAACAGCAAATGCGTGGAAATCATGTTCTGCCCCCTCCTTCAATGACGATATGTTGCCGCTGAAGAAGGAGGGATTATTGGCCATCTTTGGCCCGGAATTGGCGATTCATAGCGGAATCCGCCACAATCTCAAAATCAGAACAAGGATTCCGCCAATATGACCGAACTCGACAAAACCGATCGCGCGATCCTCGCTGCGGTGCAGCGCGACGGCCGCGTGCCGATCGCGCGTCTCGCCGAATCCGTCGGCCTGTCCGAGACGCCTTGCGCGCGGCGCCTCAAACGTCTCGAAAGCGACGGCTACATCGAGCGCTACCGCGCGCAACTGTCGCGCCAGGCGCTCGGCTTCGGCGTCGTCGCGTTCGTGCTGGTGCGGTTCGCGACGCACGACCGCAAGGTCGCCGACCGGTTCGAACGGGAAGTGCTGGGCATCGAGCGGATCCTCGCGTGCCACAACGTCGCGGGCACGGCCGACTACCTGCTGCAGGTGGTCGCGCGCGACCTCGACGACTACGGCACGTTCCTGCGCGACTCGCTGCGGATGCTGCCCGGCGTGACGTCGATCGAATCGGCGCTGTCGCTGCGCGAGGTGAAGCACGACGCGGGGTTGCCGGTGCCGTGATGCGCGCGGCGGTCCGCGCCGATGTAACGCTCGTTCACATTGCCGGCGGCGCCGGCGTCACGCGATGTCCGGCGCCTGGTGCGCGCGTTCGAGATCCTCGAGAAACGCCTCCACGAGCGGATCACCGCGCCCGTTGCGCGCGACGACCATGTGGAACGTCACGTCGTAGCGCAGTTGCTCCGGATTGAGCGGCGCGAGCAGCCCCTGCGCGACGTACGGCGCCGCGAAGTGCTGCGGCAGGTAGCCGAGGTGGTGGCCGGACAGGATCAGCAGCGCGACCGCCTCCATGTTGTCGGCGGTCGCGGTCACGCGGTCGGGCGTCGTCGACAGTTGCGCTTCCGGCAGCGGATACGAGCGCCACGCCCATTCGAAGCCCGCGACGTCGGCCGGCGTCAGCGTGCCGGCGCCGTCGAACAGCGGATGGCCGCGGCCGCAATACGCGACCTGGCGCTCGATGAACAGCGGCGTGTAGTGCAGCGACGGCACGCGGTGCCAGAAGTAGCCGACCGCGATCTGGATCTCGTCGCTCAGCAGCTTCTCCTCGAGATCGCCAGGCGCGCGCACGGAGATCGAGAAGCGCACGGCCTCGTCGCGCGTGCGGAATGCGGCGATCGCCTCGGCGATCCGCGCGTTCTGGCTCACCGGCGTATGGCCGATCAGGCCGATGTTCAGCGTGCCGACCAGTTGGCGGTCCATGTGCCGCGCGGCCATCCCGAATTCGTCGAGCGCCGCGAGCAGCTTGCGGCTCATCGCATGGAACCGTTCGCCCTTCGGCGTGAGCCGGAAACCGCTGCGGCCGCGCTCGCAGAGCCGGTAGCCGAGCCGCGTCTCGAGCGACGCCAGCTGCGCGCTGATCGTCGACTGCCCGACGTTCAGCACGGCCTGCGCGGCCGATACGCCGCCCGCGTCCGTGACCGCGAGAAACACGCGGATCAACCGCAGATCGAGGGTCGACAGATTCCCCAGCACGCACTTCCCCTTCCATACATCGATGAAGATCGATGTTAACGTCGATATCTTCGCATTCTTCTTTCCCGGCGGAGCGCGTAAAACTGTGCGCCAAGCCGCGTCGAATGATACGGCAACCCCACATCGGAAGAGGCGCCCCATGAACGACCACACCCATTTCCAGCCGCTCGGCGGCAATGAAATGCCGCGCTGCGGCGGCATCGCGACGATGATGCGCCTGCCGCACGTGGCGAGCGCCGAAGGCCTCGACGCATGCTTCGTCGGCGTGCCGTTCGACCTCGGCACGTCCAATCGCACCGGCGCGCGCTTCGGCCCGCGCCAGATCCGCACCGAATCCGTGCTGCTGCGCCCGTACAACATGGCCACGCGCGCCGCGCCGTTCGATTCGCTGCAGGTCGCCGACATCGGCGACGTCGCGATCAATCCCTACAACCTGCACGATTCCATCGCGCGTATCGAAGCCGCGTACGACGCGATCCTCGAGCACGACTGCAAGCCGATCACGCTCGGCGGCGACCATACGATCGCGCTGCCGATCCTGCGCGCGATCCACCGCAAGCACGGCAAGGTTGCATTGATCCACGTCGATGCGCATGCCGACGTGAACGACACGATGATGGGCGAAAAGATCGCGCACGGCACGCCGTTCCGCCGCGCGGTCGAGGAAGGCCTGCTGCACGGCGACAAGGTCACGCAGATCGGCCTGCGCGGCACCGGTTACGCGGCCGAGGATTTCGACTGGTGCCGCGAGCAGGGCTTCCGCGTCGTCCAGGCCGAGGAATGCTGGAACAAGTCGCTTGCGCCGCTGATGGAAGAAGTGCGCGCCCGAGTCGGCGACACGCCCGTCTACATCAGCTTCGACATCGATGGCATCGATCCGGCCTACGCGCCGGGCACCGGTACGCCGGAAATCGCGGGCCTCACGGTGCCGCAGGCGCTCGAGATCATCCGCGGCGCGAAGGGGCTGAACATCGTCGGCTGCGATCTCGTCGAGGTCGCGCCGCCGTACGACCCGTTCGGCACCACCGCGCTGCTCGGCGCGAACCTCGCGTACGAGCTGCTGTGCGTGCTGCCGGGCGTCAAGTACCGCGACTGATCCCGCGCCGCCACCTATTCCAAATCAGAGGATTCCAGAGGAGCACACACAAAGATGGGGACTTCCGTCAAGCAACCGAAGCGGGCGGCGCTCGCTTCGTTCGTCGGCACCACGATCGAGTGGTACGACTTCTATAGCTACGCGACCGCCGCCGCCATCGTGTTCGGGCCGCTGTTCTTTCCCGGCGAAAACCGCTTCGTCAGCCTGCTCGCATCGTTCGGCTCGTTCGCGGTCGGCTTCTTCGCGCGGCCGCTCGGCGGCGTGATGTTCGGCTATCTCGGCGACCGCTTCGGCCGCAAGCGCTCGCTGCTCGCGACGCTGATGCTGATGGCCGTGTCGACGGTCGCGATCGGCCTGCTGCCGACCCATGCGCAAGCCGGTGTGATCGCGCCGATCCTGCTC
Encoded proteins:
- a CDS encoding LysE family translocator; its protein translation is MISTHLLLIYLAALAAIYAVPGPDMALVLQTSIGRGVRPGMAAAAGLSLARSAHVTLSACGVAALIRSAPWLYEVIRYGGALYLAYVAIQVFRSPVFALGEGDAAAGELRQSFVKGLLTNLLNPKALLFCSVLLPQFVRPEAGPVVWQMLELGALLVAAGVCFDLACVFGASRIAAWMRAHPLAQTVQRWTFSAALIGFALRLSMD
- a CDS encoding Lrp/AsnC family transcriptional regulator, whose translation is MTELDKTDRAILAAVQRDGRVPIARLAESVGLSETPCARRLKRLESDGYIERYRAQLSRQALGFGVVAFVLVRFATHDRKVADRFEREVLGIERILACHNVAGTADYLLQVVARDLDDYGTFLRDSLRMLPGVTSIESALSLREVKHDAGLPVP
- a CDS encoding LysR family transcriptional regulator; its protein translation is MLGNLSTLDLRLIRVFLAVTDAGGVSAAQAVLNVGQSTISAQLASLETRLGYRLCERGRSGFRLTPKGERFHAMSRKLLAALDEFGMAARHMDRQLVGTLNIGLIGHTPVSQNARIAEAIAAFRTRDEAVRFSISVRAPGDLEEKLLSDEIQIAVGYFWHRVPSLHYTPLFIERQVAYCGRGHPLFDGAGTLTPADVAGFEWAWRSYPLPEAQLSTTPDRVTATADNMEAVALLILSGHHLGYLPQHFAAPYVAQGLLAPLNPEQLRYDVTFHMVVARNGRGDPLVEAFLEDLERAHQAPDIA
- the speB gene encoding agmatinase, with translation MNDHTHFQPLGGNEMPRCGGIATMMRLPHVASAEGLDACFVGVPFDLGTSNRTGARFGPRQIRTESVLLRPYNMATRAAPFDSLQVADIGDVAINPYNLHDSIARIEAAYDAILEHDCKPITLGGDHTIALPILRAIHRKHGKVALIHVDAHADVNDTMMGEKIAHGTPFRRAVEEGLLHGDKVTQIGLRGTGYAAEDFDWCREQGFRVVQAEECWNKSLAPLMEEVRARVGDTPVYISFDIDGIDPAYAPGTGTPEIAGLTVPQALEIIRGAKGLNIVGCDLVEVAPPYDPFGTTALLGANLAYELLCVLPGVKYRD